The segment CAAAGAACGTCTCGGGCGTCATGTCGGCCTCTGCCAGCCATTCGGTGGGCAGGTACAGGCGGCCCTCCAGCGCGTCCTCGCCCACGTCGCGGGCAATGTTCGTCAACTGCATCGCCACGCCCAGATCGCAGGCCCGCGCCAGCGCATCGCCGTCACGCACCCCCATCAACACGCACATCATCGCGCCCACGGCAGACGCCACGCGGGCCGAGTAGTCCTTGACCCCGCCCAGCGTCGCATAGGTCCGCGCCTCCGCATCCCAGGCCAGCCCCTCCAACAGGGCATCGGGCAAGGCGCGCGGCATGTCGAACTGTTCCACCACCGCGGCAAAGGCCCGGTCAGGCGCCGCATCCTTGGGTGTCCCGGCATAGACAAGGTCCAACCGGTCCCGCAGGCGCAACACCGCCTCGACCTTCTCGGCCTTCAGATCCACCTCGTCATCGGCAAGGCGGCAAAACGCATACAGCGCCAGCGCCGGATCGCGCACCCGCCGGGGCAACAGCTTCGACGCCGCATGAAACGACAGCGACCCATGGCGAATGGCCTCCGTGCAGGCCTCAAGATCGCGTGGATCAATCATCGCATCCCCCGCCCGTCCTGCCACCGCATCGCCCGTAGGGTGTGCGCTCTGCGCGCACCAAACGTCATGACACCGCTCATATCACCGCATCCCCCGTAGGGTGGGCAATATGCCCACCACCCGTCATGTCACCGCATCCGGCACAAGCTGACCCAGCACCTCGGCCGTGGAAATCACACCGGGCACACCGGCGCCCGGATGCGTCCCCGCGCCCACCAGATACAGGCCCTCCGCCTCTTCACTCACATTGTGCGGACGGAACCAGGCCGATTGCAAAATCCGCGGCTCGATGGAAAAGCCGGAGCCATTGGGCGACAGATACCGATCGCGGAAGGTCTCGGGCGTGAACACCTGTTCGGTGCTGATTTTCGACCCTAACCCAGGCAAAAGCTGGTCCTCCAGCACCGCCAGCATCTTGGCCTTGTAGGCGTCGGCCTCCACCTGCCAGTCGACACCGCCATGCCCCAGATGGGGCACGGGGCTCAGGACATAGAAGGTGTCATCCCCCTCGGGTGCAACGGACGGGTCCGTCACGGACGGGCGATGGACATAGAGGCTCATGTCGTCGGCCAGCTTGCCCTTCATGAAGATGTCGTGCAGCAACCCGGTATAGCGCGGCGCGTTCAGAATGGTGTGATGGCCCACATCGGCCCAGTCCCCACGGGTGCCCTTCGTCCCGAAATACCAGACAAACAGGCTCATGGAATAGCGTGTGCGCTTCAGCTTGGCAGGGGTCCACCGCTT is part of the uncultured Tateyamaria sp. genome and harbors:
- the crtB gene encoding 15-cis-phytoene synthase, with the translated sequence MIDPRDLEACTEAIRHGSLSFHAASKLLPRRVRDPALALYAFCRLADDEVDLKAEKVEAVLRLRDRLDLVYAGTPKDAAPDRAFAAVVEQFDMPRALPDALLEGLAWDAEARTYATLGGVKDYSARVASAVGAMMCVLMGVRDGDALARACDLGVAMQLTNIARDVGEDALEGRLYLPTEWLAEADMTPETFFADPRPTKAVRGMVKRLVMEANRLYYRSEAGIAALPRGCRPGIYAARYIYAGIGGRLTGMGYDSISARARTSKAQKLGWLAQSVALSGTSMVMPQSAVLYAKPLPEVQFLVDAAAKGARPSRSDSLFEALAALEAKRQADRASLIGGRVRAT